A stretch of the Arachis stenosperma cultivar V10309 chromosome 6, arast.V10309.gnm1.PFL2, whole genome shotgun sequence genome encodes the following:
- the LOC130935583 gene encoding E3 ubiquitin-protein ligase PRT1, producing MEANAATKESEQHDDEISDSFVCCVCLELLHKPIVLACGHLSCFWCVHKSMDVIRESHCPICRQSYYHFPTICQMLHFLLLKLYPDAYKRRLHQVLEEEKELGYFSPQFDDDICGSQAKIGNPESSHSSATKDPSSNSSNMKTCECKEQSGSSNHEGKEGAIIYEDTSNRMPEVMGTTSIAGKKVPENDKHNQQQKITIADVTCTMCKQLLFHPIVLNCGHVFCEVCMMNIDDQVLKCQICQSLHPRGFPKVCLALDHFLKEQFPEEYAKRRDASQFSQVKVKPKISSCSSGNGEAELSGLPSRIHIGVGCDFCGMYPIIGERYKCIDCKEEIGFDLCGDCHKTHSKLPGRFNQQHTPEHRFESVQGFRSVGGWYAHESLEISGHVSEDPSSPNEVDEDFRTYIQRSSLPDEIDGDNQNEHREPL from the exons ATGGAAGCCAACGCAGCCACTAAAGAAAGCGAGCAACATGATGACGAAATCTCTGATTCCTTTGTTTGCTGTGTTTGCCT AGAACTGTTGCACAAGCCCATTGTACTAG CGTGTGGTCATTTATCTTGTTTCTGGTGCGTCCATAAATCAATGGATGTTATACGCGAGTCTCATTGTCCGATTTGTAGACAATCATACTATCACTTTCCAACAATCTGTCAAATGCTTCACTTTTTGCTTCTTAAGCTGTATCCTGATGCTTACAAGAGGAGGTTACATCAGGTGCTTG AGGAAGAAAAGGAATTGGGATATTTCTCCCCTCAATTTGATGATGATATATGTGGATCACAAGCTAAAATTGGTAATCCTGAGAGTTCACATTCTAGCGCTACTAAAGATCCCTCATCCAACTCAAGCAACATGAAAACTTGTGAATGTAAGGAACAATCAGGCTCTTCAAATCATGAAGGAAAAGAAGGTGCCATCATTTATGAAGACACATCCAATAGAATGCCTGAGGTTATGGGAACAACTTCCATTGCAGGAAAAAAAGTACCCGAGAATGACAAGCACAATCAGCAACAGAAAATAACAATTGCAGATGTGACTTGTACAATGTGCAAGCAATTGCTCTTTCATCCTATTGTTCTTAATTGTGGTCATG TATTCTGTGAAGTTTGCATGATGAACATAGACGATCAGGTGCTTAAATGCCAAATTTGTCAAAGTTTGCATCCAAGAGGATTTCCAAAAGTTTGCTTGGCCCTTGATCACTTTTTGAAGGAACAATTTCCAGAAGAATATGCAAAGCGAAGAGATGCTTCTCAATTTAGCCAAGTCAAAGTCAAACCTAAGATCTCATCTT GTTCATCAGGAAATGGTGAAGCAGAATTGTCTGGTCTTCCATCAAGAATTCACATAGGAGTTGGATGTGATTTTTGTGGG ATGTATCCGATAATTGGGGAGAGATACAAATGCATTGACTGTAAGGaagaaattggttttgatcTTTGCGGTGATTGCCATAAAACGCATTCAAAGCTTCCAGGCCGATTCAATCAGCAGCACACTCCTGAGCACAGGTTTGAGTCTGTACAAGGTTTTAGATCAGTTGGGGGGTGGTATGCACATGAGTCTCTGGAAATTTCAGGACATGTATCCGAAGATCCCAGTTCGCCAAACGAAGTTGATGAAGATTTCCGAACATATATCCAACGATCCAGTCTGCCCGACGAAATTGATGGAGATAACCAGAACGAACACAGAGAGCCCCTctga